A genomic segment from Cyanobium sp. NIES-981 encodes:
- a CDS encoding cobyric acid synthase, with protein sequence MVLGTSSGAGKSLMTAALCRVLRRRGEQPLPFKGQNMSNNAWVDASGGEMAYSQALQAWAAGLEPRCAMNPVLLKPQGDSTSEVIHLGRSVGTARAEHYYRDWFRPGWTAIRQGLRELQAGHPNGRLVLEGAGSPVEVNLQARDLTNLRLAQFLRARCLLVADIERGGVFAQLVGTLALLSPVQRPLIRGLLINRFRGRRELFDSGRQWLAQHTGIPVLGVMPWLEELFPPEDSLDLLERRGRKPQADLQITVLKLPSLSNFSDLDPLEAEPSVQLRWQKPEEPLGQPDAVILPGSKQTLRDLAAMQRHGWQEQLRAYVHSGGQVFGLCGGLQMLGQELHDPEALEGSGPGAGLGLLPLRTSYGHGKALRQRQSPALWPPGPPLELQGFELHRGHTTCMAAAHPLADEAGLGWWQPVGLQGGTVAGTYLHGVFDAGPWRRRWLNLLRHRRGLAPLSEHHPNHAEQRDALLDRLADAFEAHVDLTPLLSS encoded by the coding sequence ATGGTGCTCGGGACCAGCAGCGGCGCCGGCAAGTCGCTGATGACCGCGGCCCTCTGCCGGGTGCTGCGGCGGCGGGGGGAGCAACCCCTGCCGTTCAAGGGGCAGAACATGAGCAACAACGCCTGGGTGGACGCCAGCGGCGGCGAGATGGCCTACTCCCAGGCCCTGCAGGCCTGGGCAGCGGGGCTCGAGCCCCGCTGCGCGATGAACCCCGTGCTGCTCAAGCCCCAGGGGGACAGCACCAGCGAGGTGATCCACCTCGGCCGCAGCGTGGGCACCGCCCGGGCCGAGCACTACTACCGCGACTGGTTCCGGCCGGGCTGGACCGCGATCCGCCAGGGTCTGCGGGAGCTGCAGGCCGGCCATCCGAACGGGCGGCTGGTGCTGGAGGGCGCCGGCAGCCCGGTGGAGGTGAACCTGCAGGCCCGCGACCTCACCAACCTGCGCCTGGCCCAGTTTCTGCGGGCCCGCTGCCTGCTGGTGGCCGACATCGAGCGGGGCGGGGTGTTCGCCCAGCTGGTGGGCACCCTGGCCCTGCTGTCTCCCGTGCAGCGGCCCCTGATCCGGGGGCTGCTGATCAACCGCTTCCGCGGCCGCCGGGAGCTGTTCGACAGCGGACGCCAGTGGCTCGCGCAGCACACCGGCATCCCCGTGCTGGGCGTCATGCCCTGGCTCGAGGAACTCTTTCCACCGGAAGACTCCCTCGATCTGCTGGAGCGCCGCGGCCGCAAACCCCAGGCCGATCTCCAGATCACGGTGCTGAAGCTGCCCTCCCTGAGCAACTTCTCCGACCTCGACCCCCTCGAGGCGGAACCCAGCGTGCAGCTGCGCTGGCAGAAACCTGAGGAACCGCTCGGGCAGCCCGATGCGGTGATCCTCCCCGGCAGCAAGCAGACCCTGCGGGACCTGGCTGCCATGCAACGCCATGGCTGGCAGGAGCAGCTGCGGGCCTATGTGCACAGCGGAGGCCAGGTGTTCGGCCTGTGCGGAGGCCTGCAGATGCTCGGCCAGGAGCTGCACGACCCCGAGGCTCTGGAGGGAAGCGGCCCTGGCGCCGGGCTGGGCCTGCTGCCCCTGCGCACCAGCTACGGCCATGGCAAGGCCCTGCGGCAGCGGCAGAGCCCGGCCCTGTGGCCCCCCGGTCCGCCGCTGGAGCTGCAGGGGTTCGAGCTGCACCGCGGCCACACCACCTGCATGGCCGCCGCCCATCCCCTGGCGGACGAGGCCGGGCTGGGCTGGTGGCAGCCGGTGGGCCTTCAGGGGGGGACCGTGGCCGGCACCTACCTGCACGGTGTGTTCGACGCTGGCCCCTGGCGGCGCCGCTGGTTGAACCTGCTGCGGCATCGCCGCGGACTGGCGCCCCTGAGCGAACATCACCCCAACCACGCCGAGCAGCGCGATGCCCTGCTCGATCGGCTCGCCGATGCCTTCGAGGCCCACGTCGACCTCACTCCCCTGCTGAGCTCCTGA
- a CDS encoding nucleoside triphosphate pyrophosphatase: MLVLASASPARRRLLEQAGIRHRVQVSGVDEQAIHHPDPRQLVQRLARAKAEAVLAAPAPGPAASALLGCDSVLEFEGEAFGKPRDVAEATARWRRMAGRWADLHTGHCLLRPGQAPLVAVVSTRVEFAPVGEAAIAAYVASGEPLRCAGGFALEGRGGMLIERLEGCVSNVIGLSLPLLRRWLLD, from the coding sequence ATGTTGGTACTCGCTTCTGCCTCCCCGGCGCGGCGCCGTCTCCTGGAGCAGGCCGGCATCCGCCATCGCGTGCAGGTGAGCGGGGTGGATGAGCAGGCCATCCATCATCCCGATCCCCGCCAGCTGGTGCAGCGGCTGGCCCGGGCGAAGGCGGAGGCCGTGCTGGCAGCGCCGGCACCAGGGCCGGCCGCATCGGCGCTGCTGGGCTGTGATTCGGTGCTGGAGTTCGAGGGTGAGGCCTTCGGCAAGCCCCGGGACGTCGCCGAAGCCACGGCCCGCTGGCGCCGCATGGCCGGCCGCTGGGCAGACCTGCACACCGGGCACTGTCTGCTCCGGCCGGGGCAGGCCCCCCTCGTGGCCGTGGTCAGCACCCGGGTGGAGTTCGCCCCCGTGGGCGAGGCCGCCATTGCCGCCTATGTGGCCAGCGGTGAGCCCCTGCGCTGCGCCGGTGGCTTCGCCCTCGAGGGCCGCGGGGGGATGCTGATCGAGCGTCTGGAGGGCTGCGTCAGCAACGTGATCGGCCTCAGCCTGCCGCTGCTGCGCCGCTGGCTGCTCGATTGA
- a CDS encoding NAD(P)H-hydrate epimerase, whose translation MPAPSSSSPQPGRAVPPPVAARQPGPSWPARDAGHLLVHGEQMAALETELFDRGMPVEALMEKAGLALSRRLLAQHGARLRSQGAVVLVGPGHNGGDGLVVARELHLAGIAVRVWCPFERCKPLTAAHRRYAAWLGIPIEAEPPDPAGTALWLDALFGLNQNRPPGEALEELLQARERGMPNALVAIDVPTGLCSDSGRCLGAVAARACRTLCLGLVKIGLIQDPALHWVGDLETVPLGLPAAVLEALPAGQPLGLRGDDLASAPWPRLPVAASKYERGRVLLVAGSGRYPGAAQLALQGASATGCGSLRMAAPTVLAGALTARAPHLVLDPPLGCDAAGALLLAGLADLELQRLDAVLVGPGLGRLDPGLGAPGAAAERRAWELLLQFPGLLVLDADGLNRLAEAGVGGPGASPEAWLRARSGPTWLTPHGGEFGRLFPAWAMAPPPQAACSAAVAAGVNLVLKGARSVVAGADGRCWQLCEAEPSAARGGLGDVLAGFAAGLGAMAMASTAEAGAELLASACLAHAITARRVRRAGGPGSCTPMAVATGLAGLEPLASGEATPG comes from the coding sequence GTGCCTGCCCCCTCCTCCAGCAGCCCCCAGCCCGGTCGGGCGGTGCCGCCGCCAGTGGCGGCCCGGCAGCCGGGGCCGAGCTGGCCCGCCCGCGATGCCGGCCACCTGCTGGTGCATGGCGAGCAGATGGCGGCCCTGGAAACCGAGCTCTTCGACCGGGGCATGCCGGTGGAGGCCCTGATGGAGAAGGCGGGCCTGGCGCTGAGCCGGAGGCTGCTGGCGCAGCACGGTGCACGGCTGCGCAGCCAGGGCGCCGTGGTGCTGGTGGGACCAGGCCACAACGGGGGTGATGGCCTGGTGGTGGCCCGGGAGCTCCACCTGGCCGGCATCGCCGTGCGGGTGTGGTGTCCGTTCGAGCGGTGCAAGCCCCTCACGGCAGCCCACCGCCGCTATGCGGCCTGGCTGGGCATTCCGATCGAGGCCGAGCCGCCCGATCCGGCCGGAACTGCGCTCTGGCTCGACGCCCTGTTCGGCCTGAACCAGAACCGCCCTCCCGGGGAAGCTCTGGAGGAGCTGCTCCAGGCGCGGGAGCGGGGGATGCCGAACGCTCTGGTGGCCATCGACGTGCCCACGGGCCTCTGCAGCGACAGCGGCCGCTGCCTCGGGGCCGTGGCGGCCCGCGCCTGCCGCACGCTCTGCCTGGGGCTGGTGAAGATCGGCCTGATCCAGGACCCCGCCCTGCACTGGGTGGGCGATCTGGAGACGGTGCCGCTGGGGCTGCCGGCCGCGGTGCTGGAGGCCCTGCCGGCCGGCCAGCCCCTCGGCCTGCGCGGCGACGACCTGGCCAGCGCCCCCTGGCCCCGGCTGCCTGTGGCGGCCTCGAAATACGAACGCGGCCGGGTTCTGCTGGTTGCCGGCAGCGGACGCTATCCGGGAGCTGCCCAGCTGGCCCTGCAGGGGGCCAGCGCCACGGGCTGCGGCAGCCTGCGCATGGCGGCCCCCACGGTTCTGGCCGGGGCTCTCACCGCCAGGGCGCCCCACCTGGTGCTGGACCCGCCCCTTGGCTGCGATGCGGCGGGAGCCCTGTTGCTCGCAGGCCTGGCCGACCTCGAGCTGCAGCGACTCGACGCCGTGCTGGTAGGCCCCGGCCTGGGCCGGCTGGATCCAGGGCTGGGTGCACCCGGTGCCGCCGCAGAGCGCCGGGCCTGGGAGCTGCTGCTGCAGTTTCCAGGCCTGCTGGTGCTGGATGCCGATGGACTCAACCGTCTCGCCGAGGCCGGGGTCGGCGGGCCCGGGGCCAGCCCTGAAGCCTGGCTGCGCGCCCGCTCGGGGCCCACATGGCTCACGCCCCATGGGGGGGAATTCGGCCGTCTGTTTCCGGCCTGGGCCATGGCGCCGCCCCCCCAGGCCGCCTGCAGTGCCGCCGTGGCGGCGGGGGTGAACCTGGTGCTGAAGGGGGCCCGCAGCGTGGTGGCGGGAGCGGATGGCCGCTGCTGGCAGCTCTGTGAAGCCGAGCCCAGCGCAGCCCGCGGCGGCCTCGGCGACGTGCTGGCCGGCTTTGCGGCCGGCCTGGGAGCCATGGCCATGGCCAGCACGGCCGAGGCCGGCGCCGAACTGCTGGCCTCGGCCTGCCTGGCCCACGCCATCACCGCGCGGCGGGTGCGGCGGGCCGGCGGCCCCGGCAGCTGCACCCCCATGGCGGTCGCCACGGGCCTGGCGGGGCTGGAGCCGCTGGCGAGCGGCGAAGCAACTCCTGGCTGA
- a CDS encoding Npun_F0494 family protein, with protein sequence MKRRPPTGTAALPHDARSWARASQALRCLPFRRGFYELVATSPLSSSAFCRLPQARELCRRPMGAQRVEQHWIWLIRLGVLRREVDGQGLTERVRLTPMGRDLLHQWRGEIPAAPLLERIHHQLRRSRPRL encoded by the coding sequence ATGAAACGACGGCCGCCCACCGGCACTGCTGCCCTGCCCCACGACGCCCGCTCCTGGGCGCGGGCCTCCCAGGCCCTGCGCTGCCTGCCGTTCCGGCGCGGGTTCTACGAGCTGGTGGCCACCAGCCCCCTGAGCAGCAGCGCCTTCTGCCGGCTGCCCCAGGCCCGTGAGCTCTGCCGTCGCCCCATGGGTGCCCAACGGGTGGAACAGCACTGGATCTGGCTGATCCGGCTGGGGGTGCTGCGGCGGGAGGTGGATGGCCAGGGCCTCACCGAGCGGGTGCGGCTCACACCGATGGGCCGCGACCTGCTCCACCAGTGGCGCGGAGAGATTCCGGCGGCACCCCTGCTGGAGCGGATCCACCACCAGCTGCGGCGCAGCCGCCCGCGCCTGTGA
- a CDS encoding sigma-70 family RNA polymerase sigma factor, with amino-acid sequence MNSPSLGARTGESSRTGESSRASERSSESSRRRSSDPISWYLASIGREPLLTPAEEIELGNQVQTMMQLVEAGKPAYSDHEKKLLRIGRRSKQRMMKANLRLVVSVAKKYQGKGLELLDLIQEGSLGLERAVEKFDPTRGYKFSTYAFWWIRQSMTRAIACQSRTIRLPVHLSERLSAIRKVSLELAHKLGAMPSRQEIAEAMEIPLDELDGLLRQALTTSSLDAPVNGDEGRSFLGDLIADSSEEEPLDRVERGLNHEQLDHWMNHLSEQERHVLQLRFGLAGRERHTLAEIGRQLDVSRERVRQVELKALRKLRNLTRRLPSGI; translated from the coding sequence ATGAATTCCCCGTCCCTGGGCGCCCGCACCGGCGAGAGCAGTCGCACCGGCGAGAGCAGTCGCGCCAGTGAACGCAGCAGCGAGAGCAGTCGCAGGCGCAGCAGTGATCCGATCAGCTGGTACCTGGCCAGCATCGGCCGCGAACCTCTGCTCACTCCTGCCGAGGAGATCGAACTCGGCAACCAGGTGCAGACCATGATGCAGCTGGTGGAGGCCGGCAAGCCCGCCTACAGCGACCACGAGAAGAAACTGCTGCGGATCGGCAGGCGCTCCAAGCAGCGGATGATGAAGGCGAACCTCCGCCTCGTTGTGAGCGTGGCGAAGAAGTACCAGGGCAAGGGCCTGGAGCTGCTCGACCTCATCCAGGAAGGCTCGCTGGGGCTGGAGCGGGCCGTGGAGAAATTCGACCCCACCCGCGGCTACAAATTCTCCACCTACGCGTTCTGGTGGATCCGCCAGAGCATGACCCGCGCCATCGCCTGCCAGTCGCGCACCATCCGCCTGCCGGTGCATCTGAGCGAACGGCTCAGCGCCATCCGCAAGGTGAGCCTTGAACTGGCCCACAAGCTGGGGGCCATGCCCAGCCGCCAGGAGATCGCCGAGGCGATGGAGATCCCCCTCGATGAGCTCGATGGCCTGCTGCGCCAGGCCCTCACCACCTCGAGCCTGGATGCCCCGGTGAATGGCGACGAGGGCCGCAGCTTCCTCGGCGACCTGATCGCCGACTCCAGCGAGGAGGAGCCCCTCGACCGGGTGGAGCGGGGGCTCAATCACGAGCAGCTGGATCACTGGATGAATCACCTGAGCGAGCAGGAGCGCCACGTGCTCCAGCTCCGCTTCGGTCTGGCAGGCCGGGAGCGTCACACCCTGGCCGAGATCGGCCGCCAGCTCGACGTGTCGCGGGAGCGGGTGCGGCAGGTGGAGCTGAAGGCCCTGCGTAAGCTGCGCAACCTCACCCGCCGCCTGCCCAGCGGCATCTGA
- a CDS encoding 2Fe-2S iron-sulfur cluster binding domain-containing protein, translating to MPTGPIPIHWSDGSSTLVQPGCPWLEAARQAGFMIPTGCLGGSCGACEIDVNGRTVRACIATVPSSRRGSLTVDLAADPFW from the coding sequence ATGCCCACCGGCCCGATCCCGATCCACTGGTCCGATGGCTCCAGCACCCTGGTTCAGCCCGGTTGCCCCTGGCTGGAGGCGGCCCGCCAGGCCGGGTTCATGATCCCCACGGGCTGCCTGGGGGGCAGCTGCGGCGCCTGCGAGATCGACGTGAACGGACGCACGGTGCGGGCCTGCATCGCCACGGTGCCCTCCAGCCGCCGCGGCTCCCTCACGGTGGATCTCGCCGCTGACCCCTTCTGGTGA
- the psbC gene encoding photosystem II reaction center protein CP43, producing the protein METPFNSGLVSVGGKDLDSTGYAWWAGNARLINLSGRLLGAHVAHAGLMVFWAGAMMLFEVSHFTFDKPMYEQGLICMPHVATLGYGVGPGGEVTNLYPFFVVGVLHLISSAVLGLGGLYHALRGPEILENYSSFFSQDWRDKNQMTNIIGYHLILLGVGALLLVFKAMFFGGVYDTWAPGGGDVRLITNPTLNPGVIFGYLTRAPFGGEGWIIGVDSMEDIIGGHIWIGLICIFGGIWHVITKPFGWVRRAFIWNGEAYLSYSLGALSLMSFIASAYIWFNNTAYPSEFYGPTNAEASQAQSFTFLVRDQRLGANIGSAMGPTGLGKYLMRSPTGEIIFGGETMRFWDFRGPWLEPLRGPNGLSLDKLQNDIQPWQVRRAAEYMTHAPNASLNSVGGIITEPNSVNFVNIRQWLASTQFVLAFFFLVGHLWHAGRARAAAAGFEKGIDRQAEPTLAMPDLD; encoded by the coding sequence GTGGAAACGCCCTTTAATTCCGGCCTGGTGAGTGTCGGGGGCAAGGACCTCGACTCCACCGGCTATGCCTGGTGGGCCGGCAACGCCCGCCTGATCAACCTCTCCGGTCGCCTGCTCGGCGCCCACGTGGCCCATGCCGGCCTGATGGTCTTCTGGGCCGGCGCCATGATGCTGTTCGAGGTGAGTCACTTCACCTTCGACAAGCCCATGTACGAGCAGGGCCTCATCTGCATGCCCCACGTGGCCACCCTCGGCTACGGCGTGGGCCCCGGCGGTGAGGTCACCAATCTCTACCCCTTCTTCGTGGTGGGGGTGCTCCACCTGATCAGCTCCGCCGTGCTCGGCCTCGGCGGGCTGTACCACGCCCTGCGCGGCCCTGAGATCCTGGAGAACTACTCCTCCTTCTTCTCCCAGGACTGGCGTGACAAGAATCAGATGACCAACATCATTGGTTATCACCTGATTCTTTTGGGCGTCGGCGCCCTGCTGCTGGTGTTCAAGGCCATGTTCTTCGGTGGCGTCTACGACACCTGGGCCCCCGGCGGCGGTGACGTGCGCCTGATCACCAACCCCACCCTCAATCCGGGCGTGATCTTCGGCTACCTCACCCGTGCCCCCTTTGGCGGCGAGGGCTGGATCATCGGGGTCGACTCGATGGAGGACATCATCGGCGGCCACATCTGGATCGGCCTGATCTGCATCTTCGGTGGCATCTGGCACGTGATCACCAAGCCTTTCGGCTGGGTGCGCCGCGCCTTCATCTGGAACGGGGAGGCCTACCTGAGCTACAGCCTCGGCGCCCTGAGCCTGATGAGCTTCATCGCCTCGGCCTACATCTGGTTCAACAACACCGCCTACCCTTCGGAGTTCTACGGCCCCACCAACGCCGAAGCCTCCCAGGCCCAGAGCTTCACCTTCCTGGTGCGTGACCAGCGCCTCGGCGCCAACATCGGCTCCGCCATGGGTCCCACCGGTCTGGGCAAGTACCTGATGCGCTCCCCCACCGGCGAGATCATCTTCGGTGGTGAAACCATGCGCTTCTGGGATTTCCGTGGCCCCTGGCTGGAGCCCCTACGCGGCCCCAATGGCCTCAGCCTCGACAAGCTCCAGAACGACATCCAGCCCTGGCAGGTGCGCCGCGCGGCTGAATACATGACCCACGCCCCCAACGCGTCTCTGAACTCGGTGGGCGGCATCATCACCGAGCCCAACTCGGTGAACTTCGTGAACATCCGCCAGTGGCTGGCGTCCACCCAGTTCGTGCTGGCCTTCTTCTTCCTGGTGGGTCACCTCTGGCATGCGGGCCGCGCCCGCGCCGCCGCCGCCGGTTTCGAGAAGGGCATCGACCGTCAGGCCGAGCCCACTCTGGCCATGCCGGACCTCGACTGA
- a CDS encoding YcgJ family protein has product MTTPSTLNGSSGPVKPLTRGLTAMAGAAAAIAGLLSTTAPGDAAPRGVSSPAAGVICDAAAQSCYTRDGASLQETRRYFGPQAERQLWGELIGRRPSQEFSLSNGTRCNLKATTCWVESNGRRRTEREMTRDLFGSVARNDREVTTYEGRCTLVQGSSVVLHNGDCSLRLVERSNGVTRYVVMQPDGRRFNFTDRRGRLEVTDATGTSAVTFIDHGYTGVFRWSNLTLVATRENQGLNRGRLTSDGIGDLFGER; this is encoded by the coding sequence ATGACCACACCCTCCACCCTGAACGGGTCATCCGGCCCGGTGAAGCCACTGACCAGGGGGCTCACGGCGATGGCCGGCGCCGCCGCCGCCATCGCCGGTCTGCTCAGCACCACGGCACCGGGCGATGCAGCCCCCCGGGGCGTGTCCAGCCCTGCGGCCGGGGTGATCTGTGATGCGGCGGCCCAGAGCTGCTACACCCGCGACGGTGCCTCACTGCAGGAAACCCGCCGCTACTTCGGGCCCCAGGCCGAGCGCCAGCTCTGGGGCGAGCTGATCGGCCGCCGGCCCAGCCAGGAGTTCAGCCTCAGCAACGGCACACGCTGCAATCTGAAGGCCACGACCTGCTGGGTCGAGAGCAACGGCCGGCGGCGCACGGAGCGGGAGATGACCCGGGATCTGTTCGGCTCGGTGGCCCGCAACGACAGGGAGGTGACCACCTACGAGGGTCGCTGCACCCTCGTGCAGGGCTCCAGCGTGGTGCTGCACAACGGCGACTGTTCCCTGCGGCTGGTGGAGCGCAGCAACGGCGTGACGCGCTACGTGGTGATGCAACCGGACGGACGCCGCTTCAACTTCACGGACCGCCGGGGCCGCCTCGAAGTGACCGATGCCACGGGCACCTCGGCGGTGACCTTCATCGACCACGGCTACACCGGCGTGTTCCGTTGGAGCAACCTCACCCTGGTGGCCACGCGCGAGAACCAGGGGCTGAATCGCGGGCGTCTGACCAGTGATGGCATCGGCGACCTGTTCGGTGAGCGTTGA
- the mnmA gene encoding tRNA 2-thiouridine(34) synthase MnmA, with product MERLRSWPGDHRVAVGLSGGVDSSLTAALLVEAGWQVEGLTLWLMSGKGACCAEGLVDAAGICEQLGVPHHVVDFRDHFRAQIVDFLVEGYAAGITPLPCSRCNRQVKFAPMLAWAREQRGLERLATGHYARVRRSDAADPLPVPGDGGGRHQLLRGLDPRKDQSYFLYDLPQEVLGRLVFPLGELTKPDTRLEAERHGLRTAHKPESQDLCLADHHGSMKAFLDAYLPPRQGEIVLQDGQVVGRHDGIEHFTIGQRKGLGVAWSEPLHVVRLDGALNRVVVAPRREAARGDCVVGAVNWVSMAAPDQPLEVMAQVRYRSAPEPALLTPLPPTDADRAAERPHRVRLEFAEEQFSITPGQAAVFYAGEVLVGGGLIQA from the coding sequence CTGGAGCGGCTGCGCAGCTGGCCGGGTGACCATCGGGTGGCGGTGGGTCTCTCGGGCGGTGTGGACAGCTCGCTCACGGCCGCCCTGCTGGTGGAGGCCGGCTGGCAGGTGGAGGGGCTCACCCTCTGGCTGATGAGCGGCAAGGGGGCCTGCTGCGCCGAGGGGCTGGTGGACGCCGCAGGCATCTGCGAGCAGCTGGGCGTGCCCCACCACGTGGTGGACTTCCGCGACCATTTCCGCGCCCAGATCGTGGACTTCCTCGTGGAGGGCTATGCGGCGGGGATCACGCCGCTGCCCTGCTCGCGCTGCAACCGGCAGGTGAAGTTCGCTCCGATGCTGGCCTGGGCGCGGGAGCAGCGGGGTCTGGAGCGGCTGGCCACCGGCCACTACGCCCGCGTGCGCCGCAGCGACGCCGCCGACCCGCTGCCCGTGCCCGGGGATGGGGGCGGGCGGCATCAGCTGCTGCGGGGACTCGACCCCCGCAAGGATCAGAGCTACTTCCTCTACGACCTGCCCCAGGAGGTGCTGGGGCGCCTCGTGTTCCCCCTCGGGGAGCTCACCAAGCCCGACACCCGCCTGGAGGCGGAGCGGCATGGGCTGCGCACCGCCCACAAGCCCGAGAGTCAGGACCTCTGCCTCGCCGATCATCACGGCTCCATGAAGGCCTTCCTGGATGCCTACCTGCCACCCCGGCAGGGCGAGATCGTGCTCCAGGACGGCCAGGTGGTGGGCCGGCACGACGGGATCGAGCACTTCACCATCGGCCAGCGCAAAGGGCTTGGTGTGGCCTGGAGCGAACCGCTCCACGTGGTGCGGCTCGATGGTGCCCTCAACCGGGTGGTGGTGGCCCCGCGCCGTGAGGCGGCCCGCGGCGATTGCGTGGTGGGCGCGGTGAACTGGGTGTCGATGGCCGCTCCGGACCAGCCGCTGGAGGTGATGGCCCAGGTGCGCTACCGCAGTGCGCCGGAGCCTGCCCTGCTCACGCCCCTGCCCCCCACCGACGCCGACCGCGCCGCTGAACGCCCCCATCGCGTGCGTCTGGAGTTCGCCGAGGAGCAGTTCTCGATCACGCCCGGCCAGGCGGCCGTGTTCTATGCAGGCGAGGTGCTGGTGGGCGGCGGCCTGATCCAGGCCTGA
- a CDS encoding histone deacetylase has product MRPPLVYHPAYSAPLPSSHRFPMAKFRLLLERLQQLELAGPGELHQPLPVPRRWLEAVHPRTYHQAFARGELSRADQRRIGLPATEPLVRRTWLSVGGTLLTARLALRHGIACHLAGGTHHAFPAYGSGFCIFNDVAVASTVLLGEGAVRRLMVVDLDVHQGDGTAAIFAAEPRVFTLSAHGASNFPLRKQTSDLDIPLSDGMEDHEYLVAIGNHLPDLLDQLQPDLVLYNAGVDPHRDDRLGRLCLSHAGLINRDRLVLDACLRRRIPVATVIGGGYGPLQELVERHALVFRAAAEQARLHGL; this is encoded by the coding sequence GTGCGTCCGCCGCTCGTCTACCACCCCGCCTACTCGGCGCCGCTGCCGAGCAGCCATCGCTTCCCGATGGCCAAGTTCCGGCTGCTGCTGGAGCGGTTGCAGCAGCTGGAGCTGGCGGGCCCCGGGGAGCTGCATCAACCGCTGCCGGTTCCCCGGCGCTGGCTGGAGGCCGTGCACCCGCGCACCTATCACCAGGCCTTTGCCCGGGGTGAACTCAGCCGTGCCGACCAGCGGCGGATCGGTCTGCCGGCCACCGAGCCCCTGGTGCGGCGCACCTGGCTGTCGGTGGGAGGCACCCTGCTCACGGCCCGGCTGGCGCTGCGGCACGGCATCGCCTGCCACCTGGCCGGGGGAACCCACCACGCCTTCCCGGCCTACGGCAGCGGCTTCTGCATCTTCAACGATGTGGCCGTGGCCAGCACGGTGCTGCTGGGGGAAGGGGCCGTGCGGCGCCTGATGGTGGTGGATCTGGATGTGCACCAGGGCGATGGCACCGCAGCGATCTTCGCTGCAGAACCCCGCGTGTTCACCCTGTCGGCCCATGGGGCCAGCAACTTCCCCCTGCGCAAGCAGACCAGCGACCTCGACATCCCCCTGAGCGACGGGATGGAAGACCACGAGTATCTGGTGGCGATCGGCAACCACCTGCCGGATCTGCTGGATCAGCTGCAACCCGATCTGGTGCTGTACAACGCCGGGGTGGACCCCCACCGCGACGACCGGCTGGGCAGGCTCTGCCTCAGCCACGCCGGACTGATCAACCGGGATCGGCTCGTGCTCGATGCCTGCCTGCGGCGCAGGATCCCCGTGGCCACCGTGATCGGCGGAGGCTACGGACCTCTCCAGGAGCTGGTGGAGCGCCACGCCCTGGTGTTCCGGGCTGCCGCCGAGCAGGCCAGGCTGCACGGACTCTGA